A genome region from Carya illinoinensis cultivar Pawnee chromosome 2, C.illinoinensisPawnee_v1, whole genome shotgun sequence includes the following:
- the LOC122299103 gene encoding uncharacterized protein LOC122299103, which translates to MSSLLSYSLFAKRIMGQPLCFCTVEATLRYSTRPRNQGRPFFGCRKYNKEGLPYCKYFKWTDSNDDIDLELQKRKDDILMNEKEFEKILEVNDIEKREIKIWKRGDEIEKKELELHKRGDETEERVMVLSVLNPQVLKKELAFLEQQAQITRSHTLLWMY; encoded by the exons ATGTCATCATTATTATCTTATTCATTATTTGCTAAACGTATTATGGGTCAACCATTATGCTTCTGTACGGTTGAAGCCACACTTAGATACTCAACTAGGCCAAGAAATCAAGGACGACCCTTCTTTGGGTGTCGAAAGTACAACAAAGAG GGATTACCATACTGTAAGTATTTCAAGTGGACGGACAGTAATGATGACATCGACCTAGagcttcaaaaaagaaaagatgatattttaatgAATGAGAAAGAGTTTGAAAAGATACTCGAAGTCAATGACATTGAGAAGAGGGAGATTAAGATCTGGAAGAGAGGGGATGAGATCGAGAAGAAGGAGCTTGAGCTCCATAAGAGAGGGGATGAGACTGAGGAGAGAGTGATGGTGCTATCCGTGCTAAATCCTCAGGTTCTGAAGAAAGAGTTGGCGTTTCTTGAGCAACAAGCTCAAATAACTCGTTCACACACACTACTCTGGATGTATTGA